In Juglans microcarpa x Juglans regia isolate MS1-56 chromosome 7D, Jm3101_v1.0, whole genome shotgun sequence, the following are encoded in one genomic region:
- the LOC121238625 gene encoding hippocampus abundant transcript-like protein 1 isoform X1: MAPNTTGVWELMRPMLHLLLPLCVHWVAEEMTVSVLVDVVTEALCPGESTCTEAIYINGLQQTIVGVFKMAILPLLGQLADEHGRKPMLLLTTSTSIFPFAILAWNRSKGFVYAYYVLRTISYILSQGSIFCIAVAYAADVVDDGKRAAAFSWITGLSSASHVLGNLLALCLPEKYIFVVSIALLIICPVYMQFFLVETVKLAPVRNQDSACLSKMIKVLHKRYKSMRDAATIVFSSPTLRGISLVSFFYELGTSGITYVLWYYLKAAFGYGKNQFSEILMMVEIGSIVSQMLVLPLINPLVGEKIILCIALLASIAYALFNGLAWASWVPYMSAFFKVVVVLVTPSTYAIISKASSSTNQGKAQGFIAGVESIASLLSPLVMSPLTSWFLSDSAPFNCKGFSLVCASISMVIALCCACILKPEAISSHHSEVIEAPLLGDS, from the exons ATGGCGCCGAACACGACTGGGGTCTGGGAGCTGATGAGGCCTATGCTTCACTTGCTATTGCCACTCTGCGTTCATTGGGTGGCCGAGGAAATGACTGTTTCGGTTCTTGTTGACGTTGTTACGGAGGCTCTGTGTCCGGGAGAGTCAACCTGCACCGAAGCTATTTACATTAATGGCCTTCAACAAACG ATTGTTGGAGTTTTCAAGATGGCGATACTTCCACTTCTGGGCCAGCTTGCAGATGAGCATGGGCGTAAACCAATGCTCCTCCTTACCACATCTACTTCCATATTTCCTttcg CTATACTTGCCTGGAATCGGTCCAAGGGATTTGTATATGCATACTATGTGCTCCGTACGATATCGTATATTCTAAGTCAAGGGAGTATTTTCTGCATTGCTGTTGCTTATGCG GCAGATGTTGTTGATGACGGTAAGAGGGCTGCAGCATTTAGTTGGATTACAGGTCTTTCTTCTGCTTCACATGTCTTAGGAAATCTGCTGGCACTTTGTCTTCCtgaaaagtatatttttgtG GTTTCAATAGCCCTTTTGATCATTTGCCCAGTTTATATGCAATTCTTTCTAGTTGAGACAGTTAAACTGGCTCCTGTGAGAAACCAAGATTCGGCTTGCTTGTCAAAGATGATTAAGGTTTTGCATAAACGATACAAATCGATGAGAGATGCCGCAACAATAGTTTTTAGCAG tcCGACGCTAAGGGGCATTTCTCTTGTTTCCTTCTTCTATGAGTTGGGAACGTCTGGCATTACATATGTCTTATGG TACTATCTGAAGGCTGCGTTTGGTTATGGAAAGAATCAATTCTCAGAAATTCTGATGATGGTCGAAATAGGTTCGATTGTTTCTCAG ATGTTGGTGCTTCCCCTAATCAATCCACTGGTTGGAGAAAAAATAATACTGTGCATAGCTTTACTTGCATCAATAGCTTAT GCATTATTCAATGGCCTTGCTTGGGCATCATGG GTTCCATACATGAGTGCCTTTTTTAAAGTTGTAGTTGTCCTTGTAACGCCTTCT ACTTATGCTATTATTTCAAAAGCGTCGAGCTCAACCAATCAG GGAAAAGCACAAGGATTTATCGCTGGGGTGGAGTCAATTGCAAGTTTGTTATCACCACTTGTAATGAGCCCATTAACTT CATGGTTCCTGTCTGACAGTGCTCCATTCAACTGCAAAGGTTTCAGCCTGGTATGTGCATCAATATCCATG GTTATTGCTTTATGTTGCGCTTGCATACTCAAACCTGAAGCAATCTCAAGCCACCACTCGGAGGTCATTGAAGCACCACTTCTAGGTGATAGTTGA
- the LOC121238625 gene encoding uncharacterized protein LOC121238625 isoform X2, with product MAPNTTGVWELMRPMLHLLLPLCVHWVAEEMTVSVLVDVVTEALCPGESTCTEAIYINGLQQTIVGVFKMAILPLLGQLADEHGRKPMLLLTTSTSIFPFAILAWNRSKGFVYAYYVLRTISYILSQGSIFCIAVAYAMLLMTVRGLQHLVGLQVSIALLIICPVYMQFFLVETVKLAPVRNQDSACLSKMIKVLHKRYKSMRDAATIVFSSPTLRGISLVSFFYELGTSGITYVLWYYLKAAFGYGKNQFSEILMMVEIGSIVSQMLVLPLINPLVGEKIILCIALLASIAYALFNGLAWASWVPYMSAFFKVVVVLVTPSTYAIISKASSSTNQGKAQGFIAGVESIASLLSPLVMSPLTSWFLSDSAPFNCKGFSLVCASISMVIALCCACILKPEAISSHHSEVIEAPLLGDS from the exons ATGGCGCCGAACACGACTGGGGTCTGGGAGCTGATGAGGCCTATGCTTCACTTGCTATTGCCACTCTGCGTTCATTGGGTGGCCGAGGAAATGACTGTTTCGGTTCTTGTTGACGTTGTTACGGAGGCTCTGTGTCCGGGAGAGTCAACCTGCACCGAAGCTATTTACATTAATGGCCTTCAACAAACG ATTGTTGGAGTTTTCAAGATGGCGATACTTCCACTTCTGGGCCAGCTTGCAGATGAGCATGGGCGTAAACCAATGCTCCTCCTTACCACATCTACTTCCATATTTCCTttcg CTATACTTGCCTGGAATCGGTCCAAGGGATTTGTATATGCATACTATGTGCTCCGTACGATATCGTATATTCTAAGTCAAGGGAGTATTTTCTGCATTGCTGTTGCTTATGCG ATGTTGTTGATGACGGTAAGAGGGCTGCAGCATTTAGTTGGATTACAG GTTTCAATAGCCCTTTTGATCATTTGCCCAGTTTATATGCAATTCTTTCTAGTTGAGACAGTTAAACTGGCTCCTGTGAGAAACCAAGATTCGGCTTGCTTGTCAAAGATGATTAAGGTTTTGCATAAACGATACAAATCGATGAGAGATGCCGCAACAATAGTTTTTAGCAG tcCGACGCTAAGGGGCATTTCTCTTGTTTCCTTCTTCTATGAGTTGGGAACGTCTGGCATTACATATGTCTTATGG TACTATCTGAAGGCTGCGTTTGGTTATGGAAAGAATCAATTCTCAGAAATTCTGATGATGGTCGAAATAGGTTCGATTGTTTCTCAG ATGTTGGTGCTTCCCCTAATCAATCCACTGGTTGGAGAAAAAATAATACTGTGCATAGCTTTACTTGCATCAATAGCTTAT GCATTATTCAATGGCCTTGCTTGGGCATCATGG GTTCCATACATGAGTGCCTTTTTTAAAGTTGTAGTTGTCCTTGTAACGCCTTCT ACTTATGCTATTATTTCAAAAGCGTCGAGCTCAACCAATCAG GGAAAAGCACAAGGATTTATCGCTGGGGTGGAGTCAATTGCAAGTTTGTTATCACCACTTGTAATGAGCCCATTAACTT CATGGTTCCTGTCTGACAGTGCTCCATTCAACTGCAAAGGTTTCAGCCTGGTATGTGCATCAATATCCATG GTTATTGCTTTATGTTGCGCTTGCATACTCAAACCTGAAGCAATCTCAAGCCACCACTCGGAGGTCATTGAAGCACCACTTCTAGGTGATAGTTGA
- the LOC121238621 gene encoding pentatricopeptide repeat-containing protein At2g27610-like, whose product MTFGRLLRLFGDTRCIPKGRAVHGKIITSGFRPDVYANNHLISLYAKSSRMDDARKVFDAMPERNLISWTALISGYSQTGFEEEALNCFRLMVIDGFNPNPYTYVGAISACASIGDARAGKEIHGRIYRHEQELNGRVSNCLINMYGKCGLLNSARLAFDATLKPDLVSWTSILACYCQCGENLEGLKIFMQSQKEGVEVSEFSCASMLGACSALENLKVGMQLHSLIIKCALGLDNFVMTALINLYAKCGELHSSHRAFLEVDKPKLQAWTALMGGYAQQGKERDAIDLFHKFHSSGLKPGERTFSSVLGAFANMADVEVGKQLHSLIIKMGFISFIFVGNAVLDFYSKCGLLGESSKTFEEMLEHDVVSWNALIFGHLRSGHHGEAVELLKDMLIEGFEPNLYTYSSILSICGDLPAIEWGRQTHCCIMKPGFNTNVVVGSALIDMYAKCGRVSEARKVFDNLITKNLVSWNTMLVGYAQHGFGREALEIYSMMQRNGIEPNDITFLGVLSACGHVGLVEEGWGHFNSMIRDHGIAPRTDHIASLVSLFARKGQTKRAFEFIRSFPMDPDKVVWRCLLSGCKIHKNLALARYAAEKILSIDPEDTSAHITLSNIYAEAKMWNEVAKVRKIMKIKDLKKDTGYSWAELKNKIYYFSASHYRQFQETNLHQVLDGLTEQLFDAGYVPDAMFLLHPSD is encoded by the coding sequence ATGACTTTTGGTCGTCTTCTGCGCCTTTTTGGCGACACCAGATGTATCCCCAAAGGCAGAGCAGTCCATGGAAAGATTATCACATCTGGGTTCCGCCCGGATGTCTATGCAAACAACCATTTGATCTCATTGTACGCAAAATCCAGTCGCATGGATGATGCTCGCaaagtgtttgatgcaatgCCTGAAAGGAACCTTATTTCGTGGACTGCTTTGATATCTGGGTATTCCCAAACTGGTTTCGAAGAAGAAGCTTTAAATTGTTTCAGATTAATGGTTATTGATGGTTTCAATCCAAATCCTTATACATATGTTGGAGCCATATCTGCTTGTGCTAGTATAGGCGACGCACGAGCTGGTAAGGAGATTCATGGAAGGATTTATAGACATGAGCAAGAGTTGAATGGCCGAGTCAGTAATTGCTTGATCAATATGTATGGGAAATGTGGTTTGTTGAACTCTGCACGGCTTGCATTTGATGCAACTTTGAAGCCGGATTTAGTTTCTTGGACTTCGATACTTGCCTGTTATTGTCAATGTGGGGAAAATCTAGAGGGGTTAAAGATTTTCATGCAGTCACAGAAGGAAGGAGTAGAGGTTAGTGAATTTTCTTGTGCAAGTATGTTGGGAGCTTGTTCCGCGCTTGAGAACTTGAAGGTTGGGATGCAATTGCATTCACTTATCATCAAGTGTGCACTTGGATTAGACAACTTCGTTATGACAGCATTGATAAATCTTTATGCCAAGTGTGGAGAATTACACTCTAGTCATCGGGCATTTTTGGAGGTGGACAAGCCAAAGTTGCAGGCTTGGACTGCATTAATGGGAGGCTATGCTCAACagggaaaagaaagagacgCCATTGATCTTTTCCACAAGTTCCATTCTTCGGGTTTGAAACCTGGTGAAAGGACATTCTCTTCAGTACTTGGAGCATTTGCAAATATGGCAGACGTTGAAGTTGGAAAACAACTCCACTCTTTGATCATTAAAATGGGattcatttcattcatatttGTTGGCAACGCAGTTCTGGATTTTTACTCAAAATGTGGGCTTCTCGGGGAATCATCAAAGACTTTCGAGGAAATGCTTGAACATGATGTTGTCTCCTGGAATGCATTGATTTTTGGACATCTTAGATCAGGTCATCATGGAGAAGCCGTTGAGCTTCTAAAGGATATGTTGATCGAAGGATTTGAACCTAATCTTTACACATATTCTAGCATTTTGAGCATCTGTGGTGATCTCCCAGCCATCGAGTGGGGGAGACAAACGCATTGCTGCATCATGAAACCTGGGTTCAACACCAATGTGGTTGTAGGGAGTGCTCTTATAGACATGTACGCTAAGTGCGGAAGAGTAAGTGAAGCTCGGAAAGTTTTTGATAACCTAATTACAAAAAACTTAGTTTCTTGGAATACCATGCTTGTGGGATATGCACAACATGGTTTTGGCAGAGAAGCTTTAGAGATCTATAGCATGATGCAGAGAAATGGAATTGAGCCTAATGATATAACATTTCTTGGAGTCTTATCTGCCTGTGGGCATGTGGGACTTGTAGAGGAGGGATGGGGCCACTTTAATTCCATGATCAGAGACCATGGTATTGCCCCAAGGACAGATCATATAGCTTCTTTGGTCAGCCTTTTTGCCCGTAAAGGACAGACAAAAAGAGCTTTTGAGTTCATAAGGAGTTTTCCCATGGATCCTGATAAGGTGGTCTGGCGGTGTCTCTTGTCTGGCTGCAAAATTCACAAGAATTTGGCTCTAGCAAGATATGCTGCAGAGAAGATCTTGAGTATTGATCCAGAAGATACTTCGGCTCATATCACCCTATCAAATATATACGCTGAGGCCAAGATGTGGAATGAAGTAGcaaaagtgagaaaaataatgaagataaaGGATTTAAAGAAAGACACAGGATATAGCTGGGCTGAATTgaagaacaaaatatattacttTTCTGCAAGTCATTATAGACAATTCCAAGAAACCAATCTCCATCAGGTTTTGGACGGGTTAACAGAGCAGTTGTTTGATGCAGGATACGTACCTGATGCCATGTTCTTGTTGCACCCCAGTGACTAA
- the LOC121238624 gene encoding copper transport protein ATX1-like, whose product MSQTVVLKVAMSCEGCVGAVKRVLGKMEGVDSYDIDLKEQKVTVKGNLQPQAVLQTVSKTGKKTSFWEAGEPAEPVAAA is encoded by the exons ATGTCTCAG ACAGTTGTTCTCAAGGTTGCCATGTCATGTGAAGGTTGCGTTGGGGCCGTGAAAagggttttgggaaaaatggAAG GTGTAGACTCCTATGATATTGATTTGAAGGAGCAGAAGGTGACAGTGAAAGGCAATTTGCAGCCTCAGGCAGTTCTGCAGACTGTTTCAAAAACTGGAAAGAAGACTAGCTTCTGGGAAGCTGGAGAACCAGCCGAACCTGTGGCTGCAGCTTAA
- the LOC121238625 gene encoding hippocampus abundant transcript-like protein 1 isoform X3 has protein sequence MAILPLLGQLADEHGRKPMLLLTTSTSIFPFAILAWNRSKGFVYAYYVLRTISYILSQGSIFCIAVAYAADVVDDGKRAAAFSWITGLSSASHVLGNLLALCLPEKYIFVVSIALLIICPVYMQFFLVETVKLAPVRNQDSACLSKMIKVLHKRYKSMRDAATIVFSSPTLRGISLVSFFYELGTSGITYVLWYYLKAAFGYGKNQFSEILMMVEIGSIVSQMLVLPLINPLVGEKIILCIALLASIAYALFNGLAWASWVPYMSAFFKVVVVLVTPSTYAIISKASSSTNQGKAQGFIAGVESIASLLSPLVMSPLTSWFLSDSAPFNCKGFSLVCASISMVIALCCACILKPEAISSHHSEVIEAPLLGDS, from the exons ATGGCGATACTTCCACTTCTGGGCCAGCTTGCAGATGAGCATGGGCGTAAACCAATGCTCCTCCTTACCACATCTACTTCCATATTTCCTttcg CTATACTTGCCTGGAATCGGTCCAAGGGATTTGTATATGCATACTATGTGCTCCGTACGATATCGTATATTCTAAGTCAAGGGAGTATTTTCTGCATTGCTGTTGCTTATGCG GCAGATGTTGTTGATGACGGTAAGAGGGCTGCAGCATTTAGTTGGATTACAGGTCTTTCTTCTGCTTCACATGTCTTAGGAAATCTGCTGGCACTTTGTCTTCCtgaaaagtatatttttgtG GTTTCAATAGCCCTTTTGATCATTTGCCCAGTTTATATGCAATTCTTTCTAGTTGAGACAGTTAAACTGGCTCCTGTGAGAAACCAAGATTCGGCTTGCTTGTCAAAGATGATTAAGGTTTTGCATAAACGATACAAATCGATGAGAGATGCCGCAACAATAGTTTTTAGCAG tcCGACGCTAAGGGGCATTTCTCTTGTTTCCTTCTTCTATGAGTTGGGAACGTCTGGCATTACATATGTCTTATGG TACTATCTGAAGGCTGCGTTTGGTTATGGAAAGAATCAATTCTCAGAAATTCTGATGATGGTCGAAATAGGTTCGATTGTTTCTCAG ATGTTGGTGCTTCCCCTAATCAATCCACTGGTTGGAGAAAAAATAATACTGTGCATAGCTTTACTTGCATCAATAGCTTAT GCATTATTCAATGGCCTTGCTTGGGCATCATGG GTTCCATACATGAGTGCCTTTTTTAAAGTTGTAGTTGTCCTTGTAACGCCTTCT ACTTATGCTATTATTTCAAAAGCGTCGAGCTCAACCAATCAG GGAAAAGCACAAGGATTTATCGCTGGGGTGGAGTCAATTGCAAGTTTGTTATCACCACTTGTAATGAGCCCATTAACTT CATGGTTCCTGTCTGACAGTGCTCCATTCAACTGCAAAGGTTTCAGCCTGGTATGTGCATCAATATCCATG GTTATTGCTTTATGTTGCGCTTGCATACTCAAACCTGAAGCAATCTCAAGCCACCACTCGGAGGTCATTGAAGCACCACTTCTAGGTGATAGTTGA